In Drosophila santomea strain STO CAGO 1482 chromosome 2L, Prin_Dsan_1.1, whole genome shotgun sequence, a single window of DNA contains:
- the LOC120443933 gene encoding NADH dehydrogenase [ubiquinone] iron-sulfur protein 5, whose amino-acid sequence MSLTPFLRLPLTDLTGCLINHQTYDKCGKFEMKMMECFEAYGLERGKRECADLISDFQECVGMQKQLMRFHAMRNERYKQWLKGERKGQEFFADPPRVDAY is encoded by the exons ATGTCGCTTACTCCCTTTCTACGCCTGCCCCTAACCGATCTGACCGGGTGCCTCATTAACCACCAGACCTACGACAAGTGCGGAAAATTcgagatgaagatgatggAGTGCTTCGAGGCCTATGGCCTGGAGCGTGGAAAGCGGGAGTGCGCCGACCTGATCTCCGACTTCCAGGAGTGCGTCGGCATGCAGAAGCAACTGATGCGCTTCCAT GCCATGCGAAACGAGCGCTATAAGCAGTGGCTCAAGGGAGAGCGTAAGGGACAGGAATTCTTTGCGGATCCTCCACGCGTAGATGCCTATTAG
- the LOC120443925 gene encoding putative tRNA pseudouridine synthase Pus10, whose amino-acid sequence MKNQDLVEYLRSCGVCEICQLRYLKARGAEYRNINETLQKLDVKLNEYVENEELVVSAENQPAKRARLGVCSTCLGLFSKDFQNELLSSILASDFAKYDCQKIVLAICLPMSLQLRQLAMWFALRRRFGASIDESNPPDVPIKEAVKLILHPIICEKLDKGYDANGLMINIDLMHNLEDEEVEKLVKLNKEAFPAKASHQKRIEISRGLLEKQYQPSKVKAETFEKYFQIPCSNVEESIKLTSIDLQGPLVCVAGRYRKLSRELSHTPWILNGKRLMEESIEEIIIRHVGPHFTEKLGKITFMSSGREDVDVRCLGKGRPFVLEIPNAIRSCLSKDEAFAMERAVDASGMVSIHNLQVVPREELTHIKTGEEQKKKFYCALCALQEPVSVKILEQLQISTSFDIQQKTPIRVLHRRPLHTRPRTIYSVNARVQRGNPKALIIDIVTQAGTYIKELVHGEFGRTTPSLSSIIGKPIDIQALDVVGIDLDWPNEVDNSKQEE is encoded by the exons ATGAAAAACCAGGATTTGGTGGAATACCTAAGGTCCTGCGGGGTGTGCGAAATCTGCCAGCTGCGTTACCTGAAGGCCAGAGGCGCGGAGTACAGAAACATCAACGAGACTTTGCAAAAG TTGGATGTGAAACTGAATGAATACGTGGAAAACGAGGAGCTTGTAGTATCCGCAGAGAATCAACCTGCTAAAAGGGCCCGTCTGGGCGTTTGTTCCACGTGCCTGGGCCTATTCTCAAAGGACTTTCAGAATGAGCTGCTCAGCAGCATTTTGGCATCGGATTTCGCGAAGTACGACTGCCAGAAAATCGTTTTGGCCATTTGCTTACCGATGTCGCTGCAGCTGAGACAGCTGGCCATGTGGTTTGCCTTGCGGAGAAGGTTTGGAGCATCTATAGACGAAAGCAATCCCCCAGACGTGCCCATAAAGGAGGCTGTCAAGCTGATCCTACACCCGATAATCTGTGAAAAGCTGGACAAGGGCTACGATGCCAACGGCCTTATGATCAATATAGACCTCATGCACAATCTGGAGGACGAGGAGGTGGAGAAACTGGTGAAGTTAAACAAGGAAGCCTTTCCCGCCAAGGCTTCGCATCAAAAGCGAATTGAAATCTCGAGGGGCTTACTAGAGAAACAGTATCAGCCCTCCAAAGTAAAGGCGGAAACCtttgagaaatattttcagATACCCTGCTCGAACGTGGAGGAATCCATAAAACTTACTTCTATAGACCTGCAAGGACCACTGGTTTGCGTAGCTGGCAGATATCGGAAGCTGAGCCGGGAACTTTCACACACTCCCTGGATTTTGAATGGCAAGAGGCTAATGGAGGAGAGTATCGAGGAAATTATAATCAGGCATGTCGGTCCCCACTTCACAGAGAAGCTGGGTAAGATCACCTTCATGTCGAGTGGTAGAGAAGACGTGGATGTCCGATGTCTGGGGAAAGGAAGGCCTTTTGTTCTGGAAATTCCAAATGCCATAAGGAGTTGCCTAAGCAAAGATGAGGCCTTTGCGATGGAACGGGCGGTGGATGCATCTGGTATGGTGTCCATACATAACCTCCAAGTCGTGCCCAGGGAAGAACTGACCCACATAAAAACGGGAGAAGAGCAGAAAAAGAAATTCTATTGCGCTCTTTGCGCCCTGCAAGAACCAGTATCAGTAAAGATTCTGGAACAACTGCAAATATCAACGAGCTTTGACATACAGCAGAAAACCCCCATACGAGTTCTTCATCGTCGTCCTCTGCACACGCGTCCGAGGACCATTTACAGTGTCAACGCCAGAGTGCAACGTGGAAATCCAAAGGCCTTGATCATCGATATTGTCACTCAAGCGGGCACATACATCAAGGAGCTGGTTCATGGCGAATTTGGCAGGACCACGCCTTCATTGTCCTCCATCATAGGCAAACCCATCGATATCCAAGCGCTAGATGTGGTGGGAATCGATTTGGATTGGCCCAATGAAGTGGATAACTCCAAACAAGAGGAATAG